A stretch of the Porites lutea chromosome 12, jaPorLute2.1, whole genome shotgun sequence genome encodes the following:
- the LOC140953884 gene encoding uncharacterized protein — MENISTSTSPNNSVPSLSSMDVPLRADGIALCSAFVFEALLIVAGNLLTIAFFAVKKKLRKKSLLLVINMAFADVMLGVVSLPLYIYLWVGPHFNLWSFKASLEILFFICDTIFSQASLISAVFIFCERFFAVFWPLKHKTLSMRAHRIAVFMVWSLAIIVSTMTIVPIYLLSKKHAWYIWVAFPLTYLAIKLNFRRSYPVNGVVDILNYSNSFLNPVVYALRIPEFRQSLFSCCSRRKLLNIKDFKRVSRVFVLVCFVTSISRGDGGLDGE; from the exons ATGGAAAATATATCTACTTCTACAAGTCCAAACAATTCAGTGCCATCTTTATCTTCGATGGATGTTCCACTCCGAGCAGATGGAATAGCACTGTGCAGCGCTTTCGTGTTTGAAGCTTTATTAATTGTGGCGGGAAACTTACTCACAATCGCTTTTTTCGCAGTGAAAAAGAAGCTTCGCAAGAAAAGTTTACTTCTAGTTATAAACATGGCGTTTGCTGATGTCATGTTAGGAGTGGTGTCTTTACCCTTGTATATCTACTTATGGGTAGGACCTCACTTTAATCTGTGGTCTTTTAAAGcatctttggaaattttgttctTTATCTGTGATACCATTTTCTCTCAAGCCTCGTTAATTTCTGCAGTTTTTATATTCTGTGAAAGATTTTTCGCAGTCTTTTGGCCACTGAAGCACAAAACTCTATCAATGAGAGCACACCGCATTGCAGTATTTATGGTGTGGAGTCTCGCCATCATTGTTTCCACGATGACGATCGTGCCGATTTACCTACTCTCAAAAAAACACGCATGGTATATTTGGGTGGCGTTTCCATTGACTTATCTAGCCATA AAGTTGAATTTTCGTCGAAGTTATCCTGTTAATGGCGTCGTAGATATTCTTAATTATTCTAACTCTTTTTTAAACCCAGTCGTTTATGCATTGAGAATCCCTGAGTTCAGACAGTCACTGTTTTCATGTTGTTCGCGACGCAAGCT ACTAAATATCAAAGATTTTAAAAGAGTTTCTCGGGTTTTTGTCTTAGTTTGCTTCGTCACTTCAATTTCCCGAGGGGACGGGGGGTTAGATGGGGAATAG
- the LOC140953885 gene encoding uncharacterized protein — MDNPEFTVLIPSRFNFTNDEGQEVEIAFGEDSNEQLKEGQSTTQFPQEYTIETETTRYHLIDTPGIGDRRGIEKDKENVDNILAFLTCYDKINAVVVLLKPNNAKLTVAFKFCILELLTHLHKSLVSNIIFAFTNSRGTFYRPGDTLPVLRKLLTEHKVGIPLSPKTYFCFDNEAFRFLACQKKGVEFEEQEVELFSKSWEKSRDTTARLFNFVKNMPPHEIKKTLSLNEARNFIVAMSKLMGEAVQLIQMNLKKVELTKKLVKQDDDEIQKFQERLHFNVRYTTTPKEKTFMSDEVQKKMNELTDVKRKKESLIRELEKQIKENEEERKIIYECASLFGAFLEQNAMIPCNDSFSDYLDMLIKEEEAKEKMIRDDIRIEQLKDDKIAYEEKKKSIITQISSPAHSDGMVIQIDMVYKMKDQLFSLKHNGKALKQALGTVHFSKS; from the exons ATGGACAACCCCGAATTTACGGTTTTAATTCCGTCAAG GTTTAATTTCACAAATGATGAGGGACAAGAGGTGGAAATCGCATTTGGCGAAGATTCAAATGAGCAGCTCAAAGAAGGTCAATCTACTACCCAGTTTCCTCAGGAATACACAATTGAGACAGAAACCACAAGGTATCACCTCATTGACACTCCGGGCATTGGGGATAGAAGGGGCATTGAGAAAGACAAGGAGAACGTCGACAACATTTTGGCCTTTCTAACCTGCTATGATAAGATTAATGCAGTGGTTGTACTTCTCAAGCCAAACAACGCAAAACTGACCGTGGCCTTCAAATTCTGTATCTTAGAGCTTTTGACCCACCTCCACAAGTCTTTGGTGTCCAACATCATCTTTGCCTTTACGAACTCCAGGGGAACCTTCTACAGACCTGGAGACACCCTTCCTGTTCTCAGAAAGCTCCTAACAGAGCACAAAGTCGGCATCCCCCTTTCTCCGAAAACCTATTTTTGCTTTGACAATGAAGCATTCAG gTTTCTAGCCTGCCAAAAGAAAGGAGTTGAATTCGAAGAGCAAGAAGTTGAACTCTTCTCAAAGAGCTGGGAAAAGTCACGCGACACAACAGCCAGACTTTTTAATTTCGTTAAAAATATGCCACCCCACGAGATTAAAAAGACCCTGAGTCTGAACGAGGCAAGGAACTTCATTGTCGCCATGAGCAAACTAATGGGTGAAGCTGTTCAACTTATCCAAATGAACTTAAAGAAGGTCGAATTGACCAAAAAGCTGGTCAAGCAGGATGACGATGAGATCCAGAAGTTCCAGGAGAGGCTCCATTTCAATGTTCGATACACCACTACTCCTAAAGAGAAGACATTCATGTCAGATGAAGTACAGAAAAAGATGAACGAACTAACCGACGTCAAGAGAAAAAAGGAATCACTAATCCGTGAGCTGGAGAAGCAAATAAAAGAGAATGAAGAAGAGCGGAAGATCATCTATGAGTGTGCCAGCCTTTTTGGTGCATTTCTCGAGCAGAATGCCATGATTCCCTGCAACGATTCCTTCAGCGATTACCTTGACATGCTGATCAAGGAAGAAGAGGCCAAGGAAAAGATGATAAGAGACGACATAAGGATCGAACAACTGAAGGACGACAAGATTGCATATgaggagaagaagaaaagtATCATCACGCAAATCTCGAGTCCCGCGCACAGCGACGGAATGGTCATTCAAATAGACATGGTCTATAAAATGAAAGACCAGCTCTTCTCTCTGAAACACAATGGCAAGGCTTTGAAGCAAGCCCTAGGTACTGTACATTTCAGTAAATCGTAA
- the LOC140921435 gene encoding protein LEG1 homolog — MITFLLRWLLLMCTVIIHLSSPVHVSQATHYPQGWRDAPGSLNEFPVGVIQGKTQTIIDPWNYLQRMGVFKLMVKHTEPFFNSWGYNNTGNLLWGLPLQFGWQKMSGRLRDMRINHGNVGCGDYCVSPNSWWADMNYYLSVLPFLGALNSGIFSPLKYPLYITKPANVSEKVKQKFCTSIEECKVKHAEVIQDWTEFFRRVKAASPASDHDATVALMWKAHTTSIKHGLPLFTEEASLLSEPEKNFGVGWALSVEFIAATHFQTNLNDTCQQQSSLPPRILKNGDIAPFIKDLTGAQNRVILAINLFRIVNTETEGLLLKVWRRAMCSPQGRAIGLKLLEDVANKPWIIPRMLISLLKALFKYPCQYKLTPPN, encoded by the exons ATGATCACGTTTCTCTTGCGTTGGTTACTGCTTATGTGTACAGTAATAATCCACTTATCGAGTCCTGTACACGTATCCCAGGCCACACACTATCCACAGGGCTGGCGAGATGCCCCGGGCTCGTTAAATGAGTTTCCAGTTGGAGTTATACAGGGCAAAACGCAGACAATCATCGATCCTTGGAATTATCTACAGAGAATGGGAGTTTTTAAGCTAATGGTCAAACACACGGAGCCTTTCTTTAATTCCTGGGGGTATAATAACACTGGGAATCTCCTCTGGGGACTGCCGCTTCAGTTCGGATGGCAAAAGATGTCCGGTCGCCTTCGTGACATGAGGATTAACCATGGTAATGTTGGATGTGGAGACTATTGCGTATCTCCCAACAGCTGGTGGGCCGATATGAACTACTACCTCTCTGTGCTTCCCTTCCTGGGAGCCTTGAATTCTGGGATATTCTCACCGCTTAAGTATCCTTTGTATATCACCAAACCAGCGAACGTGAGCGAGAAAGTCAAACAAAAGTTTTGTACCAGTATCGAAGAGTGCAAGGTAAAACATGCTGAGGTGATTCAGGACTGGACAGAGTTTTTCCGGCGAGTTAAGGCTGCTTCTCCTGCATCCGATCACGATGCCACAGTAGCACTGATGTGGAAGGCGCACACTACATCTATTAAACATG GGCTTCCCCTATTCACTGAAGAAGCCAGTCTACTATCAGAACCAGAGAAGAACTTTGGGGTGGGATGGGCACTATCGGTAGAGTTCATTGCAGCTACCCATTTTCAAACCAATCTCAACGATACGTGTCAACAGCAGTCATCGCTGCCACCAAGAATCTTGAAGAACGGTGACATAGCTCCCTTCATCAAGGACCTCACCGGTGCTCAAAATCGTGTAATTTTGGCGATAAACTTGTTTCGGATCGTAAACACTGAAACCGAGGGATTGCTGCTAAAAGTCTGGCGCAGAGCAATGTGTTCACCACAGGGTCGCGCTATTGGTTTAAAGCTGTTAGAGGACGTGGCAAATAAACCTTGGATTATCCCTAGGATGTTGATATCACTGCTCAAGGCCCTGTTTAAGTATCCTTGCCAATACAAACTGACACCACCCAATTGA